DNA sequence from the Acidothermus cellulolyticus 11B genome:
CCGCCGGCACTCACGCACAAACCGCCGCAGCGGTGCAACCGTCGAGGCTCGTCGCGTCACCGACCCTCCAGGCCACGGAAACCAGCGCACCCGCGGTCGCCGCAACATCTGCCGAGGCCGGCACCGTTCCGGCCGGCGGCACGCCGCCGGCTGGTTTCGTGCCGCTCTCGGTGACCGGGACGACGAGCAACGGGCAGACGTTCTGGGTCCTCGGAGATGCCCCGTGCGCGACGGGAACCTGCACCGCCGTCGCGAAAACCACCGACGGCGGACAATCCTTCACGGAAATGGCTGCTCCCGCGAGTGCCGTGGTGCCCGACCATCTTCTCGGGATGGACGGTGTCAGTCCACAAACCATCGCCAATATGCGGTTCGTCGACGCGAAGAACGGCTGGGCTTTCGGCGGTGCGCTCTGGCAGACCACGGACGGCGCGCAATCGTGGCAGCAGATCACGAGCATCACCGGCACGGTCCAGCAGCTGGAGGTGGCCAGCGGACACGCCTGGGCGATCGTGGCTACCGGCGGAGGGTCGCCTCCCGGCGCCACCGGTACGGCGCGGTTGTTCACCGCGACGTACCCGGCCGGAACCTGGGGGCCGGTCGATGCCGCCGGTGTCTTCGGCCCAGCGGAGCCGGCGCTCGTCGTCCACGACACCACCGTGATTGTCGCGGGCGAGGATCCGACAACCGGGACACCACGCGCCGTCCGGAGCACGGATGCAGCCACCTTCGCAGAACTGCCGGCGCCGCCGTGTGTTCCGGCTCCGACCGGCGGATTGTCCATCACCGCCAGCGCCCTCTGGCTGCTCTGCGCGGACCATGCGCGCGCGTACGTCTCCACCGACGCTGGGACGTCCTGGCGGCAGGTCGGGTCGACGCTGCCGGCGGACGCCGCCGTGGTGGCCGCCATCGATCCGACGACGGCGGTGATTGCGCACGGCGGCCGGCTCATCCGGATCGGCACCGACGGAACCATGCAGACTGCCGCGACACCCAGTGGTGCAAGCGGATTCGCCTTTGTCGGTTTCGTCAATGACACGGTCGGGTTCGCGATCGCGGAGGTCGCAAACAGCCGTCAGCTCTGGCGAAGCACGGACGCCGGCGCGCACTGGTCGCTCGTGCGGATCGGGGGTTAAACCGCGACGGCGGCAGCCGACGCGAATCCGGCGCGAATCCGGGGCGGGTGACGCGAATCCGGGGCGGCCGCCAGGGTGATGCTCGTTCGACCGGCACGGACCGGCGCCTCGGCAGAATCGAGAGGTGACCGGTGAACCACTCGAGGTGTTCACTCCCCTGCTCCGCCGCTGGTTTACCACAACCTTCGGCGCTCCGACGGCGGCCCAGGCCGAGGCATGGCGGGTCATCGCAGGCGGCGATCACGCGCTGCTCATTGCACCCACCGGGTCGGGAAAAACCCTCGCCGCGTTTCTCTGGTCGATTCACCGCTTGTTGACGGAACCGCGGGCCGAACCGCCCGCGGCGCGCGTCCTGTACGTCTCCCCGCTGCGCGCTCTCGCTGCCGACATTGAACGCAATCTCCGCGCCCCGCTCACCGCCATACGCCGACTCGCCACCGAAACCGGCGTTCAGCTACCCGATATTCGGATCGGGGTGCGCACCGGCGATACTCCGTCCGCGCAACGGCGCGCATTGGTGAAGAATCCGCCGGACATTCTCATCACGACGCCGGAATCGTTGTTTTTGCTGCTGACATCCCAGGCGCGTGACATGCTGCGCGGTGTTGACACCGTCATCATCGACGAAATTCACGCCCTGGCGGGAAATAAGCGGGGTGCGCACCTCGCGCTGAGCATGGAGCGCCTGGAGGCGCTCCTCCGCCGCCCGGCACAGCGCATCGGCCTGTCGGCGACCGTCCGTCCGCCGGCTGAGGCGGCGCGGTTCCTCGGCGGCGGGCGTCCGGTGCGGGTCATCCACCCATCGGCGCGGAAAGAGTTAGACATTCGCGTTTCCGTGCCGGTCGCCGACATGACATCGCCGCCGGACCCGCCGCCCGGCGCCGCCGACGAACCGGACGCCGACACGCCCGCCCGTTCGTCCATCTGGCCGCACATCGTGACCCGACTCGTCGACCTCATCACCGCTCATCGGTCGACAATCGTCTTCACGAATTCGCGTCGTCTCGCCGAACGGCTGACCGCCCAGCTGAATGACGAGGCGGCACGGCGCGGAATTCCAGGCGAACTCGCGCGGGCGCACCACGGCTCGGTGAGCCGTGAGCAGCGTCACGTCACCGAAGAATTGCTGAAATCCGGGCGGATTCCGGCGGTCGTGGCCACCAGCAGCCTGGAATTGGGCATCGACATGGGAGCGGTGGACCTCGTCGTCCACGCCGAGCCGCCGCCGAGCGTGGCGGCCGCCATGCAGCGGTTCGGCCGCGCCGGACATCAACGGGACGCCGTGTCACGCGGCATTATTTTTCCCAAGCACCGGAGTCAACTCATTCCGGCCGCGGTCGTCGTGGAGCGGATGCGGGACGGGCGGATTGAAGCCGTCCGTGTTCCGGAGAATCCGCTGGACGTCCTGGCCCAGCAGCTGGTGGCGATGGCCGCAACCGACGATTGGTCGGACGACGACATGTTCACGCTGGTACGGCGCGCCGCCCCGTTCCATACCCTGCGCCCGAATGTGTTCGACGCCGTTCTCGCGATGCTTGCCGGCCGGTACGCCTCAGACGATTTCGCCCAGTTCAAGGCGCGCATCGACTGGGATCGCAGCAGCGGCCGGGTCACCGCACGTCCCGGTGCGCGCCTCCTCGCGGTCACGAACGCGGGGACGATCCCGGACCGCGGCCAGTACACCGTCGTGTTGGCGGGCGCAGACAAACCCACGAGGGTCGGCGAGCTCGATGAGGAAATGGTGTACGAATCCCGACCCGGCACGGTTTTCACCCTGGGATCCGCGCAATGGCGCATCGTCGATATCACCGCGGACCGGGTCGTCGTCGTCCCGGCCCCCGGAGCAGCGGCAATTCCACCCTTCTGGCACGGCGACGCACCGGCCCGGCCGTTCGACCTTGGCCGCGCCATCGGCGAAACGCTCCGCGTGCTCTCGTCAACCGACCAGGTCACCGCGACCGCCGCGTTGCGGGACGCCGGTTTCGACGAGCTCGCCGTCAACAATGCCCTGCGTTACCTCGCCGACCAACGCGCCGCCACCGGTGTCGTGCCCGACGACCAGACCATCGTCGTCGAATGGTTCCGGGACGAAGTCGGTGACTGGCGGCTCGTCGTGCATTCCCCGTTCGGCGGTCAGGTGCACGCCCCGTGGGCGCTGGCCATCGCCGCGCGCATCCGGCAGCGGTACGGCATTGAGACCGCCGTCATGCACGCCGACGACGGAATCGTCGCCCGCCTGCCCGCTGCCGATCGGCCGCCGGACCTTGACCTCGTCACGATCGACCCGGATGAGGCCGCCGATGCCATCCGCGGGGAGCTGACGAATTCCGCCTTGTTCGCGGCGAAATTCCGGGAGTGCGCGGCACGGGCCCTGCTGCTTCCCCGGCGGTTCCCCCAGCGCCGTACCCCGCTCTGGCAGCAACGGCAGCGAGCCGCTCAATTGCTCAGCGCCGCCGTGGATCTGCCCGATTTCCCCATCGTTCTGGAAGCGGTGCGCGAATGCTGGCACGAGGTCTTCGACGTGCCCGGATTGCAACGCATCCTCCGCGACATTGCCGCCCACCGGATCGCCGTTGTGGGAGTGGAAACCCCGGTTCCGTCACCGTTCGCCAGGAGTCTGCTCTTCGGCTATCTGGCGGCCTACCTGTACGAGAACGACGTCCCGCCGGCGGAACGCAAGGTGCACGCGCTCGCGCTGGACTCCGCGCTGCTCACGCAATTGCTGGGCGAACACGATTTCGCCGAGATTTTAGACCCGGGCATCGTCGCCGCCGTCGAGCAGGAACTCGCCTCGCTGCCGCAATCACCGACGCCCACGCTGGACGACGCCGTGCGCGCGTTCGCAGCCCGCCGCGGGCCGTTCAGCCGCCGGGACCTCGCCGCGGCACTAGCAGCCGATGACCGGCAGCTCGATGCGGTCCTGGACCATTTCGTGACGACGGGAGTCCTCGTACGCAGCGGAGCCGGCGAGTACTGCGACGCCGATATTCTTCGCACGCTGCGGCGTC
Encoded proteins:
- a CDS encoding WD40/YVTN/BNR-like repeat-containing protein, with the translated sequence MTDDELDERLRALFRAGHPPLVPRPDMLEVIHRGARRRQARRAGTLAAAGVVAVALATTAVVRPFAPARQTAGTHAQTAAAVQPSRLVASPTLQATETSAPAVAATSAEAGTVPAGGTPPAGFVPLSVTGTTSNGQTFWVLGDAPCATGTCTAVAKTTDGGQSFTEMAAPASAVVPDHLLGMDGVSPQTIANMRFVDAKNGWAFGGALWQTTDGAQSWQQITSITGTVQQLEVASGHAWAIVATGGGSPPGATGTARLFTATYPAGTWGPVDAAGVFGPAEPALVVHDTTVIVAGEDPTTGTPRAVRSTDAATFAELPAPPCVPAPTGGLSITASALWLLCADHARAYVSTDAGTSWRQVGSTLPADAAVVAAIDPTTAVIAHGGRLIRIGTDGTMQTAATPSGASGFAFVGFVNDTVGFAIAEVANSRQLWRSTDAGAHWSLVRIGG